The nucleotide window ACACTGTATTGGTTACAAAAACTGGTGCAGAAATCCTTACCGATCGCAATCTGGTTTAGAGAGGCCTCCTGTATATTAAAATGATTAGAACGGATGACAAAAACGAGGTTTATATTGTACCCGCCGGTGAAGAATTCATCTCCTTTGCCACTGCCCGGCTTGCGGAAAAGATTAGCAGTGCCATTGGTAACCGGGGGATTTGTACTATAGCCCTGGCGGGAGGTAGCACCCCAAAGCCAGTTTATCAGAAATTGGCAGAAGAGGATTTGCCCTGGGCAAGGGTTCATTTCTTCTGGGGAGATGAGCGTTATGTGCCCCCAACCCATCCAGAAAGTAATCAGAAAATGGCTAGGGAGGCCCTGTTGACCCACATTAGTATACCCCCAGACAACATCCACCCCATGCCCACTGATGGAAACAATCCTGTGGAAGATGCCGCCCGTTATGAGCAACACCTATTGGATTTCTTCAAAATGACCAGTGGTTTCCCCTCCTTTGATATTGTCTTGCTGGGAATGGGGGAGGATGGTCATACGGCCTCTCTTTTCCCCCATACCCCCGCTTTAACAGTAGAAGATAGACTGGTTACAGTGGGCAATAGGGGGGATAGTGTGAGACTGACTTTTACGGTGCCCCTGATAAATCATAGCAGGTGTGTAATTTTTTTGGTGGCCGGTGAGAACAAACAAAAAGCCCTCAAGGCGGTTTTTAGCCCCGACACCGACAGTGACGAGTATCCCGCCAAAAAGATTAAACCTGAGGGAAATTTGATTTGGATAATAGACAAAATGGCAGGGGAGGTTTTAAATGCCCTTTGATTTGAAAAGGTTGCTGGTTTTTCCTGTAGTGGAGAAGATGATGAACAACATTTCCAATCCCAAAGACTACCAATCGGAATTCAACTCTGATATTTTCGCCCGCGCCCCCCAAGAGGTGAAGAAGGCCTTTGAGGCGACGGAAGACGTATTTTCCTCCCTTGAGCCAATCACAAAGGGAGCCGACGCCACAGGGCCCACGGGGGTCCAATTGGACATACCCACCGCTATCTTAACCCACGTACAGACGGGTTTTGTCATTCACTTGCCTACCACTCGTTCCATAATTCACATTGGCAAACCTAATGATATTTTGCCTCCAGACATTGATCTTTCCGGTTTCCCCAACTCCCAGATCGTATCTCGGGTTCACGCCTGTATTACAGTAGAGGGTTCTAATTTTTACATTGAGGACAAGGGGAGCGCCAACGGAACCTATATCAATTATGTGCCCCTACCAGTGGGAACCCGTCATCTTCTCAAATCTGGCGATCGCATTGCTTTTGGCAAGGGAGACAAAGTCAGTTTCATTTTCACCCTGCCCCTTTAGGGGCGCACACCACCGGTGGGGAGGAGGAACAATAAGGGTTGTTATTTTTCTTACAGTTGGCCTGGACGCCAGTGTGACACAATAGGCAAAATAAAGGCCAGAGTCTAATCGATTAGGGAGTATATTGACTTGTGACTGTAGGGACAACTGAAGGATTGCATAATACTAACGCCCCGGAAACATTTAACAAGTATGTGATGAACACCTATGGTCGTTTTCCAGTGACCATAGAAAGAGGATTGGGTTGCCGGGTGTGGGATACAGGGGGAAAGGAGTATTTGGACTTCGTGGCGGGAATTGCCACTTGTACCCTGGGGCATGCTCATCCGGCCCTAGTAGAGGCGGTGACTAAACAAATTCAGAAACTCCATCACGTGTCCAATCTCTACTATATCCCTGAACAGGGGGAACTGGCACAATGGCTAGTAGAACACTCCTGTGGGGATAAGGTTTTCTTCTGTAATTCCGGGGCTGAGGCTAACGAGGCGGCCATCAAGCTAGTACGTAAGTATGCTCACACAGTACTAGAATTTTTAGAACAACCAGTAATCCTGACCACCATAAACAGTTTCCACGGCCGCACTATGGGATCCCTAAGCGCCACGGGCCAGAAAAAATACCACCAAAACTTTGAACCCCTGCTACCCGGCTTTGAATATGTCCCCTACAATGACATCGTAGCCGTGGAGGAGGCTATTACCAATATTGATGAGGGAAATCGTCGGGTAGCGGCCATAATGATTGAACCTCTGCAGGGAGAGGGAGGTGTACGCCCAGGAGATTTAGAATATTTCCTACGTCTGCGGAAGATCTGCGACGAGACTGGTATTTTGCTGGTTTTTGACGAGGTACAGGTGGGGGTAGGACGCACTGGCAAAATGTGGGGTTATGAAAACTTAGGAGTCGAACCGGACATTTTCACCACTGCCAAGGGGTTGGCGGGGGGCATCCCCATTGGCGCTATGGTTTGTAAGCAATTTTGTGACGTGTTTGAGCCAGGCAACCATGCCAGCACCTTTGGGGGCAATCCTTTGGCCTGTACTGCTGCCCTTGCGGTTTTGAATACCATTGAAAGGGAAAATATTCTCCAAAACGTTCAAGCGAGGGGCGAACAATTGCGGACTCGTTTACGGGCAATAGTCCAGAAATATCCCCATATTTTTTCAGAAGTACGGGGCTGGGGATTAATTAATGGCATGGAAATAAGAGAGGGAGTCCCTTTAACCTCCCTGGATATAGTGAATAGGGCTTTAGAAAATGGCTTATTGTTGGCGCCAGCTGGGCCGAAGGTGGTACGTTTTGTGCCTCCCCTCATAGTTTCCCCACAGGAAGTGGACATGGCGGCAGAAATCCTAGACAAAACCATTGCCAGTCTTGTCTAGTGTAGTGGTCTAACCGCCACCGTTTTCTTTCCTTTAAACTCTCCTTTAAAACTTTAAAAGCCCCGATGGTTTCTATGGTTTGACCAGGCTTCCACGGCATGGGGGACAATGGGTTCAATTAATTCCAAGATGGCCTGGGCGTAGGCGGCTATTTCCGTTTGTGCTCCCTCCCCCATCCTCAAATCGATAAAGTGCAATACCGCCTGTAGAGAAGCAGTCCACACCCACGAGGTGTATACGGAGGGCACTAACACCCCCCTAGCCTGTTCCCTCCCCACTCCCAATTCCAACAGTTGTCTATAGGCCTCATAGCTAGCCCTACATTGTTTTTCATAGATAGCAATGGCTCTCTCATTGTCTTCAGGGGGCAAAAAGCCCTCAGTGGCCTGTTTGTTGCTAGCTGATTGTTTACGAAATACCCTAGGAATATAAAACTCATCACTGTCTTCTATGGCCACGTAACGGAAACTCTTTTCATTCCAACCCAACTGCTCATCATTGTGATTACTGGCGATTACATGTTTCCACCACTGACGACAGACGAATAGGGGCGCCTTAACCTTAAACTTGAAAACTACCCCCCTAAAAGGGCTAGTGTGGTGGTGGGCTACCAGATAATTGATCAACCGGATGTCCTTTTCTGTCAACACCGAGGAGGTTTTTTCAAAAGACGCCCTCGCATCGTTGACAATGGTAAGATCGTCCCCAAGATGACCTATCAGTTCAATTCTACTTTTACCGTCCTTTAGGGGATCTCTGTAATGTGTGTTCATTTTTGTACTACTATCCAGAAATCAGGGGCTCTCGCCCAGTGCGGGGATGCTATTATACATCTACACATCCCACACATCCCCACATAAAAGTCCCGATAGTTTTAATTTTAATCTCATCCCCCCCATCAACGGTCATCCCCGTCTCCCCGGAGGGTATTATTAGCCTTTCTGGCAGACAACTTTTCCATATTGGCGGACAACACCTGTTCCACCTCTAATCCCAACTCATCACACAGTCTAGCCCAATACCAGAGGACGTCTCCCAGTTCCCTTTTCAATTTTTCCCTTGCCGTTTCAAAATCACAATCCTTCCTGAGGTATTTTTTTACCACTCCTCCTACCTCTCCTGCTTCACTGGCTAATCCCAGGCTCAGGTATTCTAAACTACACTCTGGAGGATAAATGGCAGTTTGTCTGGTAAATAAAATATAATCGTGAATGTTAGGATTGCCCATATTTCTTCTATCCCCGTGGGAAACGACGACGTTGTAGGAACTCAGGAATATCTAAACTAGGAGAAGGCGGTTGACTTTCATCCTTCTCGGAAGGTTTGGGGGCGGGGGGGGTTTTTTGGACAGTGGGGGGCGTTTGGACAGTGG belongs to Geminocystis sp. M7585_C2015_104 and includes:
- the pgl gene encoding 6-phosphogluconolactonase, encoding MIRTDDKNEVYIVPAGEEFISFATARLAEKISSAIGNRGICTIALAGGSTPKPVYQKLAEEDLPWARVHFFWGDERYVPPTHPESNQKMAREALLTHISIPPDNIHPMPTDGNNPVEDAARYEQHLLDFFKMTSGFPSFDIVLLGMGEDGHTASLFPHTPALTVEDRLVTVGNRGDSVRLTFTVPLINHSRCVIFLVAGENKQKALKAVFSPDTDSDEYPAKKIKPEGNLIWIIDKMAGEVLNAL
- a CDS encoding nucleoside triphosphate pyrophosphohydrolase family protein encodes the protein MGNPNIHDYILFTRQTAIYPPECSLEYLSLGLASEAGEVGGVVKKYLRKDCDFETAREKLKRELGDVLWYWARLCDELGLEVEQVLSANMEKLSARKANNTLRGDGDDR
- the thyX gene encoding FAD-dependent thymidylate synthase, with translation MNTHYRDPLKDGKSRIELIGHLGDDLTIVNDARASFEKTSSVLTEKDIRLINYLVAHHHTSPFRGVVFKFKVKAPLFVCRQWWKHVIASNHNDEQLGWNEKSFRYVAIEDSDEFYIPRVFRKQSASNKQATEGFLPPEDNERAIAIYEKQCRASYEAYRQLLELGVGREQARGVLVPSVYTSWVWTASLQAVLHFIDLRMGEGAQTEIAAYAQAILELIEPIVPHAVEAWSNHRNHRGF
- a CDS encoding aspartate aminotransferase family protein — translated: MNTYGRFPVTIERGLGCRVWDTGGKEYLDFVAGIATCTLGHAHPALVEAVTKQIQKLHHVSNLYYIPEQGELAQWLVEHSCGDKVFFCNSGAEANEAAIKLVRKYAHTVLEFLEQPVILTTINSFHGRTMGSLSATGQKKYHQNFEPLLPGFEYVPYNDIVAVEEAITNIDEGNRRVAAIMIEPLQGEGGVRPGDLEYFLRLRKICDETGILLVFDEVQVGVGRTGKMWGYENLGVEPDIFTTAKGLAGGIPIGAMVCKQFCDVFEPGNHASTFGGNPLACTAALAVLNTIERENILQNVQARGEQLRTRLRAIVQKYPHIFSEVRGWGLINGMEIREGVPLTSLDIVNRALENGLLLAPAGPKVVRFVPPLIVSPQEVDMAAEILDKTIASLV
- a CDS encoding FHA domain-containing protein, with the protein product MMNNISNPKDYQSEFNSDIFARAPQEVKKAFEATEDVFSSLEPITKGADATGPTGVQLDIPTAILTHVQTGFVIHLPTTRSIIHIGKPNDILPPDIDLSGFPNSQIVSRVHACITVEGSNFYIEDKGSANGTYINYVPLPVGTRHLLKSGDRIAFGKGDKVSFIFTLPL